A stretch of Cicer arietinum cultivar CDC Frontier isolate Library 1 chromosome 5, Cicar.CDCFrontier_v2.0, whole genome shotgun sequence DNA encodes these proteins:
- the LOC140920538 gene encoding protein BTR1-like codes for MSVLLFHRGQHDSVEKPTYVRFLVSNSAAGSVIGKGGSTITDFQSQSGARIQLSRNNEFFPGTTDRIIMVSGTINEILRAVELILSKLLTELHSEDDNDVEPKTKVRLIVPNSSCGE; via the exons ATGATTCTGTGGAAAAGCCAACATATGTTAGGTTTCTGGTATCAAACTCTGCAGCTGGTTCTGTTATTGGAAAGGGTGGTTCAACTATCACTGATTTTCAGTCACAATCTGGAGCGCGAATCCAGTTGTCACGCAATAATGAATTCTTCCCTGGGACTACTGATAGGATTATCATGGTATCTGGTACAATCAATGAAATACTAAGAGCTGTAGAGCTCATTCTTTCAAAGTTGCTCACTGAG CTTCATAGCGAGGATGACAATGACGTTGAGCCAAAAACAAAAGTGAGACTCATTGTTCCTAATAGTTCTTGTGGTGAATAA
- the LOC101510938 gene encoding protein EMBRYO SAC DEVELOPMENT ARREST 30 — protein sequence MAFVAKIKWVVLSVISLSVASIIIHLSLAKLWTVNIVPYRAIGSLPEDFSSVLGGQGVKNKKLWGSIKSLEALQPSSHARSNYTVPKEQSNVFIYAKIFGGFSKIRSSICDLVAISRLLNATLVIPDIQESIRSKGISSKFKSFSYLYNEDQFITYLNHDDVIIAKTLPASLLARRKRNEFPTFRPKSSASPNFYIKEILPKLKKSKVIGLIIANGGALQSVLPPSMAEIQRLRCRVAFHALQFRPEILMLGRRIVNKLRSLGQPFLAYHPGLLRETLAYNGCAELFQDVHTELIQHRRAQMIKDKILNEDLNVNSHLRRDKGLCPLMPEEVGILLRVMGYPSKTIIYLAGSETFGGQRLLIPLRSMFINTLDRTSLCSEKELSDLVGSETPLPQNIFRPPPAKSDEELKQEWKRAGPRPRPLPPPPDRPIYQHEKEGWYGWITETPTEPDPSPMDLRMKAHRLLWDALDYIVSLEADAFFPGFNNDGSGWPDFSSLVMGHRLYASASVRTYRPDRKAVVELFNMTRENLYHPKHNWTVLVQEHLNKSMTEEGLIRQSLLSKPAMFLSHPLPECSCRVASATVANRVRGEDGQFLYGGEELCPKWMQHANKAGSSGKEGVKSEDDGLPDYESNDFVNESESDKNGGKTDETQVWDQDEEMDPND from the exons ATGGCATTTGTAGCTAAGATAAAATGGGTTGTTCTTTCTGTAATCTCTTTATCTGTGGCATCTATCATCATTCATCTGTCTTTGGCAAAGTTGTGGACTGTTAACATAGTACCGTATAGAGCAATTGGCAGTCTTCCTGAAGATTTTTCTTCTGTGTTGGGAGGGCAG GGTGTAAAGAATAAGAAGCTATGGGGTTCCATAAAGTCTTTAGAAGCATTGCAGCCTAGTTCCCACGCTAGAAGCAATTATACTG TTCCAAAGGAGCAGAGCAATGTTTTCATCTATGCAAAAATTTTCGGTGGATTTTCAAAGATAAGATCATCG ATCTGTGATCTGGTCGCCATATCTAGACTTTTAAATGCTACTCTTGTCATTCCAGACATTCAAGAGAGTATTCGCTCCAAAGGAATTAG ctCAAAGTTCAAGAGTTTTTCCTATCTTTATAATGAGGACCAGTTCATAACATATCTAAATCACGATGATGTAATCATTGCAAAGACACTGCCTGCAAGTTTGTTGGCAAGgagaaaaagaaatgaatttCCTACATTTAGGCCCAAAAGTTCAGCTTCTCCAAACTTTTACATCAAAGAAATTTTGCCGAAGCTAAAGAAATCCAAGGTTATTGGATTAATTATTGCAAATGGCGGTGCACTGCAG TCTGTACTCCCACCTAGCATGGCAGAGATTCAGAGGCTAAGATGCAGGGTTGCTTTCCATGCTCTTCAATTTCGTCCAGAAATTCTAATGCTTGGCCGTCGTATTGTTAACAA GTTGAGATCCCTGGGGCAACCCTTCTTAGCCTACCATCCTGGCCTACTGAGAGAAACCTTGGCATACAATGGTTGTGCAGAACTTTTTCAG GATGTACACACTGAACTCATACAACACCGACGAGCTCAAATGATAAAGGATAAAATTCTAAACGAGGATTTGAATGTGAATTCACACTTGCGAAGAGATAAAGGTCTATGTCCCCTCATGCCTGAAGAG GTCGGCATTCTCCTTCGCGTAATGGGTTATCCTtccaaaacaataatttacctTGCTGGCTCTGAAACATTTGGAGGTCAACGTCTTTTAATTCCTCTGCGGTCCATGTTTATCAATACATTGGATCGCACTTCCTTGTGCAGTGAGAAAGAATTGTCTGACTTGGTTGGATCTGAAACACCTCTTCCACAAAATATTTTTCGACCACCTCCTGCAAAAAGTGATGAAGAACTTAAACAAGAATGGAAGAGGGCTGGTCCTCGGCCTCGGCCTCTTCCTCCACCTCCAGATAGACCAATTTACCAGCATGAAAAAGAAGGCTGGTATGGTTGGATCACTGAGACTCCTACAGAACCCGATCCTTCACCTATGGATCTGAGGATGAAAGCACATAGGTTACTTTGGGACGCCCTTGATTACATTGTTTCTTTGGAAGCTGATGCCTTCTTTCCTGGATTTAACAATGATGGAAGTGGATGGCCAGATTTTTCAAGCCTTGTCATGGGACATCGGCTGTACGCGTCTGCTTCTGTTAGAACATACCGACCAGACAG GAAAGCTGTTGTGGAACTTTTCAACATGACCCGAGAGAATTTGTACCATCCAAAACATAATTGGACAGTTTTAGTGCAAGAACATCTTAACAAAAGTATGACCGAAGAAGGCCTCATAAGGCAATCTCTCTTGTCAAAACCAGCAATGTTCCTTTCACATCCACTTCCAGAATGCTCTTGTAGAGTAGCTTCTGCTACCGTTGCTAATCGTGTCAGAGGAGAGGATGGTCAATTTCTATATGGAGGCGAAGAACTTTGCCCCAAATGGATGCAGCATGCTAATAAGGCAGGTTCGTCTGGGAAAGAAGGGGTCAAATCCGAAGATGATGGGCTGCCAGATTATGAGAGTAATGATTTTGTCAATGAATCCGAGTCTGATAAAAATGGGGGCAAAACGGATGAGACTCAAGTCTGGGATCAAGATGAAGAAATGGATCCAAATGACTAA
- the LOC101511449 gene encoding ribosome production factor 2 homolog, with protein sequence MMEIRTAKTHKGKRELEKRAPKLVESGKKTLILHGTKTSAVLNSVLTQIYHLKKDCAVKYSRKNENIKPFEAGGETSLEFFSLKTDCSLFLYGSHSKKRPDNLVMGRTYDHHVYDLVEVGVENFRTMESFTYDKKVAPKEGSKPFMAFIGEGFETVQELKHLKEVLLDLFRGEVVENLNIAGVDRAYVCTALSPTKVFFTHCALRLKKSGTVVPRMELVEVGPSMDLVVRRHRLPNESLRKEAMRTSRDKPKKKEKNVKKDPIDGKIGNVYIPDQKIGEMSLPNKAKGVKRERREAKRKHGSDEHASKKKKEDS encoded by the exons ATGATGGAAATCCGAACGGCCAAAACGCACAAGGGCAAACGCGAACTCGAAAAGCGAGCTCCCAAACTT GTTGAGTCAGGGAAGAAGACGTTGATTCTTCATGGGACGAAGACTAGTGCAGTTTTAAACTCTGTATTGACTCAGATTTATCACCTTAAGAAGGATTGTGCGGTGAAGTATAGTCGtaagaatgaaaatattaaacCCTTTGAAGCTGGTGGTGAGACCTCTTTGGAGTTCTTCTCACTCAAAACAGATTGCAGTCTTTTTCTG TATGGATCCCACTCAAAGAAGCGACCTGATAACCTTGTTATGGGGAGAACATATGATCACCATGTTTATGATCTGGTAGAAGTTGGGGTTGAAAATTTTAGAACCATGGAGTCATTTACTTATGATAAGAAAGTAGCTCCAAAGGAAGGGTCAAAACCTTTTATGGCTTTCATTGGAGAAGGATTTGAGACAGTGCAAGAACTAAAACATTTGAAAGAAGTTTTACTCGATCTTTTTCGCGGGGAG GTTGTGGAGAATTTAAATATTGCTGGAGTGGACCGTGCATATGTATGTACTGCCCTGTCTCCAACAAAGGTGTTTTTTACACACTGTGCATTGCGGTTGAAAAAATCAGGCACAGTTGTCCCGAGAATGGAATTGGTAGAAGTTGGCCCTTCGATGGATCTTGTTGTTCGCCGGCATCGTCTTCCTAATGAAAGTTTGAGGAAGGAAGCCATGAGAACTTCAAGGGATAAGCCAAAGAAAAAG gagaagaatgttaaaaagGATCCTATAGACGGGAAGATCGGAAATGTTTACATTCCAGATCAGAAG ATTGGAGAAATGTCTTTGCCCAATAAAGCGAAAGGAGTGAAGAGGGAACGCCGAGAAGCCAAACGGAAACATGGGAGTGATGAGCATGCATCGAAAAAGAAGAAGGAAgattcttaa
- the LOC101511776 gene encoding large ribosomal subunit protein P1: MSAGELACIYSILMLHDDGIAITAEKINTILKAAGVTVESYWPSLFAKLAQNKSIDDLVLNAGAAGGAAVAVAAPAASAAGGAAAAAAPAAEAKKEEAKEESDDDMGFSLFD; the protein is encoded by the exons ATGAGTGCCGGCGAGTTAGCATGCATCTACTCCATCTTGATGCTCCACGATGACGGAATCGCAATCACC GCGGAGAAGATTAACACTATCTTGAAGGCTGCTGGCGTCACTGTCGAATCATACTGGCCAAGCTTATTCGCCAAACTTGCTCAGAATAAGAGCATTGACGATCTCGTTTTGAACGCTGGCGCTGCCGGTGGTGCCGCCGTTGCCGTAGCTGCTCCTGCCGCTTCTGCTGCTGGTGGAGCCGCTGCAGCTGCCGCACCTGCCGCCGAGGCCAAGAAG GAAGAGGCAAAGGAAGAAAGTGACGATGACATGGGCTTTAGTTTGTTTGATTAg